The following are encoded together in the Anopheles nili chromosome 3, idAnoNiliSN_F5_01, whole genome shotgun sequence genome:
- the LOC128723193 gene encoding larval cuticle protein A2B-like — MYSKIIVVLAIIAAVSAQSHYGHQQNYHHEEEHYAPAHYEYHYDVHDDHTGDVHGQQESRKDHTTQGEYYLIDADGHKRTVKYHVEGKSGFIAEVHREPIKGYQAPQQHYQPQYHHQAPAHQNYHH; from the exons ATGTATTCGAAG ATCATTGTAGTTCTTGCCATCATCGCTGCGGTCAGCGCTCAGAGCCATTATGGCCACCAACAAAACTATCACCACGAAGAGGAACATTACGCCCCTGCTCACTACGAATACCACTATGATGTGCATGATGATCACACCGGAGACGTGCACGGACAACAGGAGTCGCGCAAGGACCACACCACCCAGGGAGAATACTACCTGATCGATGCTGATGGTCACAAGCGCACTGTCAAGTACCACGTCGAGGGCAAGAGCGGATTCATCGCTGAGGTCCATCGTGAGCCGATCAAGGGATACCAGGCTCCCCAGCAACACTACCAGCCACAGTACCACCATCAGGCTCCAGCTCACCAAAACTACCACCACTAG
- the LOC128723197 gene encoding larval cuticle protein A2B-like produces the protein MYSKIIVVLAIIAAVSAQSHYGHQQNYHHEEEHYAPAHYEYHYDVHDDHTGDVHGQQESRKDHTTQGEYYLIDADGHKRTVKYHVEGKSGFIAEVHREPIKGYQAPQQHYQPQYHHQAPAHQNYHH, from the exons ATGTATTCGAAG ATCATTGTAGTTCTTGCCATCATCGCTGCGGTCAGCGCTCAAAGCCATTATGGCCACCAACAAAACTATCACCACGAAGAGGAACATTATGCCCCTGCTCACTACGAATACCACTATGATGTGCATGATGATCACACCGGAGACGTGCACGGACAACAGGAGTCGCGCAAGGACCACACCACCCAGGGAGAATACTACCTGATCGATGCTGATGGTCACAAGCGCACTGTCAAGTACCACGTCGAGGGCAAGAGCGGATTCATCGCTGAGGTCCATCGTGAGCCGATCAAGGGATACCAGGCTCCCCAGCAACACTACCAGCCACAGTACCACCATCAGGCTCCAGCTCACCAAAACTACCACCACTAG
- the LOC128723185 gene encoding uncharacterized protein LOC128723185: MALKFTFFLIAAVGAASLQDYHQQNQQQQQQQIDPWDLKRYASEAQNQNDDQAGYEFSYSVNDPVTGDQKSQEESRRNGQVRGQYSWVDADGIRQIVNYQADDRTGFNAEQRREPALRPRYNRVLQLVPAHTVAPLYTIDTIIAPAYTSVSRVDHIRTRDQALRDNRDERRDDRRESNREDRRENNRQDDRIDEHHEERRGERRDDRRDERRDDRRDERRDERRDERRDERRDERRDERDNRDDRRQAGQDISSQSEVRFQTPSVSYQYSN, translated from the exons ATGGCGTTAAAG TTCACGTTTTTCTTAATAGcagctgttggtgctgctagTCTACAAGACTACCATCAACaaaatcagcaacaacaacagcaacagatcGATCCTTGGGATTTGAAACGATATGCTTCAGAGGCGCAGAACCAAAACGATGATCAAGCTGGCTACGAGTTCTCGTATTCGGTAAACGATCCAGTCACTGGTGATCAAAAAAGCCAAGAAGAATCACGCCGGAATGGTCAAGTTCGTGGACAATATTCTTGGGTTGACGCTGACGGTATTCGCCAAATAGTTAACTACCAGGCCGATGATCGTACCGGATTCAACGCTGAACAGCGTCGGGAGCCTGCCCTGCGACCGCGATATAATCGAGTATTGCAACTTGTTCCTGCCCATACTGTAGCTCCTCTGTACACAATAGACACAATTATTGCTCCCGCTTATACGTCCGTCTCCAGAGTCGATCATATTCGTACGCGTGACCAGGCACTTCGTGATAACCGTGATG AACGCCGTGACGATCGACGAGAATCAAATCGTGAGGACCGCCGAGAGAATAACCGCCAAGATGATCGTATCGATGAGCATCACGAAGAACGCCGTGGTGAGCGTCGCGATGACCGTCGCGATGAACGCCGCGACGATCGCCGTGATGAACGGCGCGATGAACGCCGTGACGAACGCCGCGATGAACGCCGTGACGAACGTCGTGACGAACGTGATAATCGAGATGATCGTCGCCAAGCAGGGCAAGACATCTCATCTCAGTCTGAAGTTCGATTCCAAACCCCTTCAGTCTCTTATCAATACAGCAACTGA
- the LOC128723196 gene encoding larval cuticle protein A2B-like: protein MYSKIIVVLAIIAAVSAQSHYGHQQNYHHEEEHYAPAHYEYHYDVHDDHTGDVHGQQESRKDHTTQGEYYLIDADGHKRTVKYHVEGKSGFIAEVHREPIKGYQAPQQHYQPQYHHQAPAHQNYHH, encoded by the exons ATGTATTCGAAG ATCATTGTAGTTCTTGCCATCATCGCTGCGGTCAGCGCTCAAAGCCATTATGGCCACCAACAAAACTATCACCACGAAGAGGAACATTACGCCCCTGCTCACTACGAATACCACTATGATGTGCATGATGATCACACCGGAGACGTGCACGGACAACAGGAGTCGCGCAAGGACCACACCACCCAGGGAGAATACTACCTGATCGATGCTGATGGTCACAAGCGCACTGTCAAGTACCACGTCGAGGGCAAGAGCGGATTCATCGCTGAGGTCCATCGTGAGCCGATCAAGGGATACCAGGCTCCCCAGCAACACTACCAGCCACAGTACCACCATCAGGCTCCAGCTCACCAAAACTACCACCACTAG
- the LOC128723189 gene encoding cuticle protein 7-like has protein sequence MAFKFAALFAVLAVASAGVIPIEEVHTAYQPAAYSTHLAQPAVLKTIAQPAIVKTIAQPTIVKTIAQPTLVKHIDEDHDAQYDFSYGVHDDHTGDIKEQRESRHGDQVHGQYSLIDSDGHKRTVEYTADDHNGFNAVVHREPTDIKIPQPAVHKIIAQPAKIIAAQPAYYQSAPAVVKTVGLSHY, from the exons ATGGCATTCAAA TTTGCTGCTCTGTTCGCTGTCCTAGCTGTAGCTAGCGCGGGAGTCATTCCAATCGAAGAAGTACATACCGCTTATCAACCAGCGGCATACTCGACACATTTGGCGCAACCTGCCGTACTCAAAACCATAGCCCAACCTGCCATCGTCAAAACTATTGCTCAACCCACGATTGTCAAGACCATCGCCCAACCGACGCTCGTTAAGCACATCGATGAGGATCACGATGCCCAGTACGATTTCTCCTATGGCGTTCACGATGACCATACCGGAGACATTAAGGAGCAGCGTGAGTCCCGTCATGGAGACCAAGTGCATGGCCAGTACAGCCTGATCGATTCTGATGGCCACAAGCGCACCGTCGAATACACCGCCGATGATCATAATGGATTCAATGCTGTCGTTCATCGCGAACCCACCGACATCAAAATTCCGCAGCCGGCCGTCCACAAGATTATTGCTCAGCCTGCTAAAATCATTGCTGCCCAGCCAGCTTACTACCAGTCTGCTCCAGCGGTTGTCAAAACCGTTGGACTCTCCCATTACTAG
- the LOC128723195 gene encoding larval cuticle protein A2B-like — translation MYSKIIVVLAIIAAVSAQSHYGHQQNYHHEEEHYAPAHYEYHYDVHDDHTGDVHGQQESRKDHTTQGEYYLIDADGHKRTVKYHVEGKSGFIAEVHREPIKGYQAPQQHYQPQYHHQAPAHQNYHH, via the exons ATGTATTCGAAG ATCATTGTAGTTCTTGCCATCATCGCTGCGGTCAGCGCTCAGAGCCATTATGGCCACCAACAAAACTATCACCACGAAGAGGAACATTATGCCCCTGCTCACTACGAATACCACTATGATGTGCATGATGATCACACCGGAGACGTGCACGGACAACAGGAGTCGCGCAAGGACCACACCACCCAGGGAGAATACTACCTGATCGATGCCGATGGTCACAAGCGCACTGTCAAGTACCACGTCGAGGGCAAGAGCGGATTCATCGCTGAGGTCCATCGTGAGCCGATCAAGGGATACCAGGCTCCCCAGCAACACTACCAGCCACAGTACCACCATCAGGCTCCAGCTCACCAAAACTACCACCACTAG